Proteins encoded together in one Alphaproteobacteria bacterium window:
- the bamE gene encoding outer membrane protein assembly factor BamE, with protein sequence MKKITLLALFAPLALSAILTLSGCVSKIDVHGKYITEEQVKQIEISKHNKNDVEELLGSPSNESPFDGNIWYYVGRKTSKTSFLNPVLVDFKGYAIHFNEDGYVDKFAQLTKEDLIKITPARRYTPTAGHEMSILEQMGSYVKRGAVEKKK encoded by the coding sequence ATGAAAAAGATTACGTTACTTGCTCTTTTTGCCCCACTTGCACTTTCAGCCATTCTTACGCTTTCAGGATGTGTATCAAAAATTGACGTTCATGGCAAATATATAACTGAAGAGCAAGTGAAACAAATTGAAATATCAAAACATAACAAAAATGATGTGGAAGAGCTTTTAGGCTCACCTTCCAATGAATCCCCTTTTGACGGCAATATTTGGTATTATGTAGGCCGCAAAACAAGCAAAACCTCATTTTTAAACCCTGTGCTTGTTGATTTCAAAGGGTATGCCATTCATTTCAATGAGGATGGTTATGTTGATAAATTCGCACAGCTCACAAAAGAAGATCTAATTAAAATCACACCAGCACGTAGATATACGCCCACTGCAGGACATGAAATGTCTATTTTAGAGCAAATGGGCAGCTATGTTAAACGTGGTGCTGTTGAAAAGAAAAAATAA
- a CDS encoding ubiquinol-cytochrome C chaperone family protein, translated as MSIFSLFQNRYKKPAYSIYQRLVEQARSPWFYETLKIEDSIKGRFELILIHAFLVLHRLKKHKKLGQNLFDLLFYDLDRSIRELGVGDLSVGKKIKSFAELFYARIECYEKGLHDLDFLKQSFVSFFEKSALDSLKLDDLALYMTRQVEILTKISDTDLIKGKIVFEDLLKDLSKAA; from the coding sequence ATGTCCATATTCAGTCTGTTTCAAAACAGATATAAGAAGCCTGCCTATAGTATTTACCAGCGATTGGTTGAACAAGCAAGATCACCGTGGTTTTATGAGACATTAAAAATTGAAGATTCTATCAAAGGGCGCTTCGAACTTATTTTAATTCATGCATTTTTGGTTTTGCATCGATTGAAAAAACATAAAAAATTAGGGCAAAATTTGTTTGATCTTCTTTTTTACGATCTTGATCGTTCTATTCGAGAATTAGGTGTTGGTGATTTAAGTGTTGGCAAAAAAATTAAATCTTTTGCAGAGCTTTTTTATGCGCGGATTGAATGCTATGAAAAAGGTTTACATGATTTAGATTTTTTAAAACAATCTTTTGTAAGTTTTTTTGAAAAATCAGCATTGGATTCTTTAAAATTAGATGATTTGGCATTATATATGACACGTCAGGTTGAGATTTTAACCAAGATAAGTGATACTGATCTTATTAAGGGTAAAATTGTTTTTGAGGATTTGTTGAAAGATCTCTCGAAAGCCGCCTAA
- a CDS encoding DUF177 domain-containing protein: MTLSHIQIDPEFSRVVSVFDLTDDPKKFTLSATAEECDALAKRFGLQKIRYLNAECEVWRPEDGNVICLKGKLKCEVVQTCVITFEPVIAKIKDNLLEFFEEKKEDKYGKKDQNEIDLPYLDDEEVPEILESSELDMGEVIAQHLAISLDPYPRAPQAELTKIVESHEEKKISPFECLSEKLSHHEESDLKEGKKG; the protein is encoded by the coding sequence ATGACTTTATCTCATATTCAGATAGATCCCGAATTTTCGCGTGTTGTTTCTGTTTTTGATTTAACAGATGATCCTAAAAAATTTACATTAAGTGCAACAGCAGAAGAATGTGATGCGCTTGCAAAACGTTTTGGGTTGCAAAAAATTAGATACCTTAATGCTGAATGTGAAGTTTGGCGTCCGGAAGATGGTAATGTTATTTGTTTGAAAGGTAAGCTTAAATGCGAAGTCGTTCAAACTTGTGTTATAACGTTTGAGCCTGTCATTGCAAAAATTAAAGATAATCTTCTAGAATTTTTTGAAGAAAAAAAAGAAGATAAATATGGCAAAAAAGACCAAAATGAAATTGATTTGCCTTATTTAGATGACGAAGAAGTCCCTGAAATACTTGAATCATCGGAACTTGATATGGGTGAAGTGATAGCGCAGCATTTAGCGATTTCTTTAGACCCATATCCACGCGCCCCGCAGGCTGAACTTACAAAAATTGTTGAGTCTCATGAAGAGAAGAAGATATCGCCCTTTGAATGTCTTTCAGAAAAGCTTTCACATCATGAAGAATCAGACTTAAAAGAAGGCAAAAAAGGGTAG